Part of the Xenopus tropicalis strain Nigerian chromosome 3, UCB_Xtro_10.0, whole genome shotgun sequence genome, gatagatagatagatagataggagatagatagatagataggagatagatagatagatagatagatagatgatagatagatagatagatagatgatagcttgatagatgatagatagatagatgatagatagatagatagatagatagatagatagagtagatagatagatgattataagctcatatatacaggtatcggaccccttatccggaaacccattatccagaaagctccgaattacggaaagcccatctcccatagactccattttaatcaaataattcagaattttaaactgatctcctttttctctgtagtaataaaacagtaccttgtaattgatcccaactaagatgtaattaatccttattggatgcaaaacaatcctattggggtaaattaatgttttatagatttcttagcagacttaaggtatggagatccaatttacggaaagaccccttatccggaatacccttggtcccgagcattctggataacgggtcctatacctgtattatattatagtagagttaaaataaaacatataaggCTATGTCAGGAATTTCAATCCTGGAGTGCCCTCTATCTTGCAAAGCTATTATTGTCAGCACCCTGCAATGACCTGTATCTTTTAGTTTATGATGAGGGATGTAATGTAAATTGCTCTGGCATAAATAAGGCATTAtttctataaaatgttttttacataGCCATGTGACTTACTGTATAAAAAAGTAAATGGCCAAAGACCACAGATGATCTAtctttagagagagagagattttaaTGTATGTTGTGTTTACATCCACACTTATACTGTGTCATTTAATATTCAGTCTCCTCAGATAGTTTTATGTGGTGTTGGGTTCACTGAAATAGCAGAAACAATGACACCCAGCGAAACTTTAAGCAGATCTGTAACTGTGTTAATTCCCTATAGCACAAGCAAACATGGAATGTTTAGAATGTTTTACAAATCTATCTGCATAAAATCACTTTTCCTTATGTCTTTGTCCCTGCATCCATGATCACAGAGCTCGGTCATAAGTTCTAAATATGCTTATAGTTATAGTTAACACATTGTATCAAGGGTCCAgtatataattatttatgttCTTTCTGCAGTGAAATCATTAATAAGCTGTCAAGTTGCTGGTATGAAAACAAGCAatcaaaaatatctaaaaaaaaaaaccccaaacattgCCAATCTCCCAAAAAGTAGGTCcaaaatatagagaaatatattcTTAAAATTGTGATTCCAGCATAATCCACATGATGTCGCTATTGGCCTGTTCATCCTTTGCTTCCATTGCAAATACAGATCCGACAGACGCACTGTCTGAAAACATACAGGGCAATCCCTTGCCAAATATTCTGCAAATGTGCATTTGTGGACTTCCCACAGACACATAACACGTTATTCCCCATCAACATGGATGTTTCTGTTCAGATTTCAGCCCTTTAGCTATGTCAGGCTTTATTATATCACCTGCAAGAATGAAGATGTGAGATCTATCCTTGAAGATGGCTACAATATGGATCCTGAAGACAAGCCAGTGCTGTGCAATCCAGAAGAAATGGTAAATATGGAGCATCACAATTTGTTCATGGAGTAGAAGGTGAGGCAGGTTCCCACTAGAATAGATTTATTTATAATGTGTACAGTTACAATAtggtattattttatatatatatatatatatatatatatatatatataccttacaTAATTCATGAGCAGAACTAATGTAACACAGGATATACGTTAAGGATAGAACAAACTCTTCCCATAAAAGCTTCtactaaaatatataatacaggtatgggacctgttatccagaatgctcggggcctggggttttccggataagggatctttccgtaatttggatctccataccttaggtctgcaaaaattcatttaaatattaaataaacccgataggcttgttttgcctccaataaggattaattatatcttagttgggatcaagtacaggtactgttttattattacagagaaaagggaatcatttaaccattaaataaacccaatagggctgttctgcccccaataaggggtaattatatcttagttgggatcaagtacaggtactgttttattattacagagaaaagggaatcatttaaccattaaataaacccaatagggctgttctgcccccaataaggattaattatatcttagttgggatcaagtacaggtactgttttattattacagagaaaagggaatcatttaaccattaaataaacccaatagggctgttctgcccccaataaggattaattatatcttagttgggatcaagtacaggtactgttttattattacagagaaaagggaatcatttaaccattaaataaaccaaatagggctgttctgcccccaataaggggtaattatatcttagttgggatcaagtacaggtactgttttattattacagagaaaagggaatcatttaaccattaaataaacccaatagggctgttctgcctccaataaggggtaattatatcttagttgggatcaagtacaggtactgttttattattacagagaaaagggaatcatttaaccattaaataaacccaatagggctgttctgcccccaataaggggtaattatatcttagttgggatcaagtacaggtactgttttattattacagagaaaaaggaaatcattttataaaattagaattatttgcttataatagagtctatgggagatggcctttctgcataatgggtttccggataaggaaataATGTATTACGATTTGTATGTACATGTTACTAGCAAAGCATCTTATTTTAATAAGCTTTTTCTAATGCTTGTTAGTTCagtaattaaaaatgtgtttctttcagTTACAACCCACCAATCCTATTACAGGAGCCTCAATGACGGTCCATTGcctattgaataaaaacaagctttCCACATTTACCATTTGCTCTGttttaaatgcaaatgtaaaCCCATGTTCTGTAAAGGCATGTATTTTTCGAAGCTGTATTAAAGCCTTTGTGATAATCAAAATCAATGCATTTGATCTATTTAATTGTTTGACTATAATAAAACCACAGCAATTAGTTTTAATGCGATTAATCATGACCAAATCATGACGCTGTGCAGAGTGGACTTTATATTCAGGTAGGTCTTAGAAATATAAAACATGTTTAAATGGCAACAATTTAGGCAAAATGAAAACTTCACCATTTACAGATTCATAGAAGATCTGGAACGAGCTGCAGTCTTTCCCAATGGAACTTTATATCACGTGTGATGGACTATAATGTTCTGCAACATAGGAAATATGAATATATCTCAAAACTGCCTGTGTTTAGGTGGGACACTCAAATGTAGGTGATCTTTAGGGAATATGTATCTGCATAATGGGTTTTGATTGGGGCCAACTGAGGGTGTGGCCTAAAATTAACCATTTTTCAATTTCAAAGCTGTGTATAAAGACTAAATCAAGCCACTGAGATTAAATGAGAAAGTTCTATACGCAAGCAAGTCAACAAGAACAACATCTATTTCAGTCAATTATTTTTGGttcatttttctttgtgtttgtgTATGGATGGATTTGTTTTAACCAAAGTTCCACCCTTATGCACTCTGGATATGTCACAGGTCCTTCCCTAAAGTAGTCAAGTCAGAACCTGCAAAGACTATCCCAGTGTTCAAGGTCTCTTGGGCTGCTAGTTTGCAAACAGCATAGATGTAATAATATAAATCTGTATAGGACAGAAGAATTATACATGGTTTTTACAGCTGCAatgtaaaattgaaataaaatatatttacatttgctcCGCAACTATATTCGGACAACACAAAGGATATTATCACAACAAGCCATGGTCATCTCACCAATGTAAGAtggaaaatatatacaattaaacTAAGTATTTTAATTgtcctttttattttaatgtaaaggAGTTTAGAATTTTTGAATCAAATGGTCtcatattgataaaaaaaaaattacaattccAATGGAATTCTTATAAAGCTGCTGTTCATTATTGGGGCACTTGGTGTCGCTATACACCAACTTTTCAAGCAAATAGATGGAAAAAAAGCTGCTCTATCTGTTTGTACTGGGAAAACTCCGTTAGAAAAACTGCTCCTCTCAAGGCAACAATCTTCTCCTGGAATTATTCTTTTTTGCTATTGACTCTGTTTAACTATGGAAGCAACCTATTTAAGGTGGAAGTATACATCACTTAGCCttgcattttgtttatttttgctaCAAATGGCTTGGGATTTGGTTCTCTGTCAGCTCCATTACATCATTCCTGAAGAATCCAAACATGGAACCTTTGTGGGAAGaattgctcaggacctgggtctGGAAATCAGTGAAATTAATTCCAGAGTATTGAGGATTGTCTCTAGAGATGAGAAAGAATATTTCCAGGTAAATCTGCAAAACGGCATCTTGTTTGTAAATAATATCATTGACAGAGAAGAAATCTGTCCAGAGACTACTGTTTGTATTATCCATCTTGAAATAATAGTAGATAAGCCTGTTCATATATATCATGTAGATGTAGAAATTGAAGATATTAATGATAACTACCCTGTGTTTTCTGCCAAGGAGTACAGCATTGTTATAGCTGAATCAAGAGTTGTAGAATCTAAGTTTCCATTAGAGGGCGCAGTGGATGAGGATGTTGGTACAAATTCCATCAGGGCCTATGAACTCAGCTCAAATGGAGTTTTTGCTATAGAAATCAAGAAAGACAAACACCAAAGTGAGTCAGTTGAACTTGTTCTAAAGAAACCTTTGGACAGAGAGAATCAACCTTTTTATAATTTAACACTTACCGCTTTTGATGGGGGAAAACCAAAATTAAGTGGCACCACGCAGTTACTTATTACAGTTCAAGATTCCAATGACAACGCTCCAGCCTTTCAAGAGTCCGCATATGAGGTTACTTTGTTAGAAAACGCCATGAAAGGAACTTTGGTGGCCAAAGTGATTGCAACTGACCCCGACGAAGGAGATAATGGAAAAGTCACCTATGAGTTTAGCAGTCAGGTCCCATCTCAGGTAAGATCAACTTTTACGATAGATCAGGAAACTGGTGAAATAAGAGTGATAGGGGAAGTCGATTTTGAAAAGAATAATTATTATAACATTCGTATTGATGCAACAGACAAGGGACAAAACCCAATGACAGGCCACTGCAAAATTTTGGTCAGTGTTATAGATATCAATGACAACCCTCCAGAAATGACAGTAACATCCCTCTCAGTGCCCGTTCCTGAAGATTCACCAATGGGGACCACAGTAGCGATCATCAGAATACAAGATAAGGATAAGGATTCAGGCGCCAATGGGAAAGTGACCTGCTTCATAGCTGGAAAGGTACCTTTCAAGTTAAACCCGACCCTTAGGGAATACTATGCCTTGACAGTAGATGGACCTTTAGATCGTGAAATTGCCTCTGTGTATGAGGTCGAAATTATTGCAAGGGATGGGGGTTCCCCAGTACTTTCAGTTGCACAGACAATTAATGTAGAAATAAGCGATGTTAATGACAATGCTCCCTCTTTTGCTCAACTCTCAGATAccatttttattacagaaaataatccTCCAGGTTCTCATGTCCACACAGTATCAGCCACAGATTCCGATATCAACCAAAACTCCTTTATAACCTATTCACTTACAGAAGGTTTTATCGAAGGCATCCCGGTTTCTTCTTATCTTTCAATCAACCCAGAGAGTGGTAAGATCTTTGCTTTGCTCTCCTTTGATCAAGAGCAGATTCATTTCTTTCAGTGTAGTGTTAAAGCATGCGATGCCGGATTAGCTCCACTCAGTGGAAACTTGATCCTTAATGTCTTTATAGTGGATGTAAATGACAATGCGCCTACACTTTTCCCaccattttctaaccttgacttCCCAGTTACAGAAATAGTATCACGGTCGGCAAAAATAGGACACCCAGTCACTAAAATCAGGGCAGTTGATGCCGATTCTGGATACAATGCATTTCTGTCCTATGGCTTGAAAGATCCTATGGAAAAAACACCCTTTGGTGTTGGACAGCATACTGGGGAAATAGTCATTTCTCGTCCTGTTTTAGAGTCTGATCGTGATGAATATAAACTTTTCATTGTGGTGAAGGACCATGGAGATCCAGTCTTGTCTTCTACAGTGACGATCACCATTGTGTTAGTGGAAAAAATCCAAGATATTACAGTTGAACAAAACCAAAAGGGAATTGAATATGAAGATGGTTCCAAcgcaaatatttatttaatcctGGCAATATGCATTATATCTGTTATTTTTCTACTGACCCTCATTGTGTACACAGTGATTAGATGGCACCAATATTCTGTGGAGTTAAAAGAGTTAAAACAAAGCAACCTTGGCTCCAGTATAGCTGGAAGTTGGACCTATTCAATGCAGCGCCATTACAGGCTATGGCTAAATGGAATCACATCCAAAAATGATTTAATTGTGTTTACACCAAATGTCTCCCAACCGCCAGAACATGATAATGTCTCTATTCAGCAAGGATTTGGCACAGGTTCATCAGGGCAGGTAAGGAAACTGCTTGTTATGGCTGTTGACATTCAGTTAAAATACTTGCAATATTTTGTACAttgacatttgtgaaaatgacatcacaaaacttccttttttttaggcaaaacaattaaaaatagataaaaattcTGATAATCAAGCTatatctcttaaaggagaaggaaagtcattttggcattttactgccaaaacatttgccacattagtgccacctagaacaatatatttatcctgcagaaagcattaccatacctgagtaaagaaccctagaagcttctctgtttgtttaagattgcagctgccattttagcttggtcttcatagcttcctgctgcagctctagtcattggtagttcagatcacacattgtgagtgagttttatgaattcttatgggaggagggaacaggagaggggagagaagagagagctgcgcagactctgtccccaggaatgaaggatttttctgagagaggaagtctgataccgaagaacatgtttacaaaaaaggatacaagaaatcctgtgtttctattgatagaggactgcgagtgcttatggctgtatttacatagacctttctgataaagcttacttagtttttacctttccttctcctttaagaacacgTGTAGAATCTCTGGCCTCTGAGGATTTTGATACATTTATCCTATTAATATGTTGTCTTTCTTGGTTTTAGGAACTAGTTTTAGCATCTCTCATGTAACTGT contains:
- the pcdha8 gene encoding protocadherin alpha-8, with translation MEATYLRWKYTSLSLAFCLFLLQMAWDLVLCQLHYIIPEESKHGTFVGRIAQDLGLEISEINSRVLRIVSRDEKEYFQVNLQNGILFVNNIIDREEICPETTVCIIHLEIIVDKPVHIYHVDVEIEDINDNYPVFSAKEYSIVIAESRVVESKFPLEGAVDEDVGTNSIRAYELSSNGVFAIEIKKDKHQSESVELVLKKPLDRENQPFYNLTLTAFDGGKPKLSGTTQLLITVQDSNDNAPAFQESAYEVTLLENAMKGTLVAKVIATDPDEGDNGKVTYEFSSQVPSQVRSTFTIDQETGEIRVIGEVDFEKNNYYNIRIDATDKGQNPMTGHCKILVSVIDINDNPPEMTVTSLSVPVPEDSPMGTTVAIIRIQDKDKDSGANGKVTCFIAGKVPFKLNPTLREYYALTVDGPLDREIASVYEVEIIARDGGSPVLSVAQTINVEISDVNDNAPSFAQLSDTIFITENNPPGSHVHTVSATDSDINQNSFITYSLTEGFIEGIPVSSYLSINPESGKIFALLSFDQEQIHFFQCSVKACDAGLAPLSGNLILNVFIVDVNDNAPTLFPPFSNLDFPVTEIVSRSAKIGHPVTKIRAVDADSGYNAFLSYGLKDPMEKTPFGVGQHTGEIVISRPVLESDRDEYKLFIVVKDHGDPVLSSTVTITIVLVEKIQDITVEQNQKGIEYEDGSNANIYLILAICIISVIFLLTLIVYTVIRWHQYSVELKELKQSNLGSSIAGSWTYSMQRHYRLWLNGITSKNDLIVFTPNVSQPPEHDNVSIQQGFGTGSSGQELVLASLM